From the genome of Athalia rosae chromosome 3, iyAthRosa1.1, whole genome shotgun sequence:
CCCTTGCAGACTGCACTAATCTTCAAAACATTTCGATTTCAAGAATGATAAGGGACATTTTCGAAAGTCCTTTCCCAGATAAGCCCTTGCCAAATATCAAGACACTACAGCAGGCTATCCCAGAGAATATTGATCCCCTTCCAGGGTCCAATACCATCATTTCCATGCTCATTTCTAGGGTAGATGATGAGAGAGCTCTTGTACGTCGCAGTGCGCTGCAAACGCTTGGAAACTTGGTCCATTACTCCGATGGCCttctaaatattttaatacCGACTTTGGGATTGCATTGCAGAGATCCTGCAATAGTTGTAAGGCGGTATTCTATACAAGTTTTTACGCAGCTTGTGGAGAAATTTCCATCAGATCCCTTGTTGACTCAGAAGTGGGTAAAACATGTCTTACCCCAGATTTTTGACGTTGAGGTCAAAGTACAAGAGAAGGTTCTCGAATCTCTGCAGCAATTAGTTGTAAACAACATCAAACAATGGGACGCTAACGATTCCAGCTTTGTCGCAAATTTACCATGGCTGATTTTAGAACAAATTACTGAACAGAAAATGCGTAAACACTTGGCCAAAGCCTGTGCAGTATGGGTGAAGACAGATGTGGTCTTGAGACCCCAATTGTTGATGATAAAATCGCATCTTGGAACCAAAAATGACATTCCTGCTTGGGTTTTTCTATCAGCTATTGCAAAGTACAAGGAGCTGCCAGACATGAATCATCATTTTGATAAGTACAGAGACATCCTATGTCAGGATACTTTTCAAGCAAATTTGATAGTAGAGGTGCTCAGAAATTCATGGCAAAATCTAGACAGGAAATTCTTAGAGGATCTTCAATCAGACTTATTCCAGAACCTCTGCAAGTTCCAAGTAACTTTTAGCTTGATTAGTGTATGTTGTGACCTGCTTGTAGATGTAACAAAATatctgtatcccgaaaacggAGATCAACGTTTGACGCTGAGTGCCCAAAATTTGATGAAGCTATGTGAAGAACAACTGGAAAGTATAATGGATAACGAAGAGGACTTAGAAGAAAACTTGCCGATCTACTTGAAAGCGATCTGCACCTTGGGCAATGCTTCCCATCTCTGTACAGAATTAATTTCTCCATCTACACTGCGTACCCTTCAAGGACTGGTCATAGAATGGAAGGATATACCAGACCCTGTTCGGTATCCAACAAAACTCCGGGCAGCCGCTGTTACACTTTTGGGGCAACAAGCTATGAGGGATAGGGAGATTGCTCAAGAAATATTGCCAGCACTAGGCGATTTAATGCGCTCAAGTGCAGCCCCAAATTCAAACATTGCGTCTGCTATAAAAGTTAACGCAGCTAAAGCATTAGCTGACATCTGTGTTAGGTTTACAGCCCTAGTAGAACCTTACTTGCCAGACATGTGCGTCAGTATGAACGATCCAAATCCCATGATAAGAGAAGCTATTCTCATACTCCTAATTCAGCTGCTGCTTGAGGACTTCATCAAAGTCAAAGgccctttctttttcaatattttgacCATGCTCACCGATACCGATGAGATGGTTCGTGACTTAACAGTCTTTTTGATCAATGAAAGACTACTcatcaaaaataaaactttgatATTTAGGCAATTTTTGGAGAGTATCTTTCATTACAATAATCATCACTTACCGAGCAAGTTTTCTGCTAGCAGATTCAACCACAGGGATATTCGGAAGTTAACATTGCCTGGCACGCATAATAAGGAGAAACGTAAAATGATTTACAACTTTATGCTCGAACATCTCGAGCTTccagagaaattaaaaatcatcaaaaGGCTCATCACTGAAATTATATCTGCAGTAACGAACGGAACCATAGACATACAAAAAGATGAGGGACTGTCAGTGCTAATGGATTGCTTGTACATTTTGTCAAGCGAAGAATTGCAACCTGCATCTTGTAATAAACGCACAGAAGAAGAATGTCAGAACGAAAGTATTATTACAGAAAATCCCTTAGCTAATAATGCTGCCACAGGTATaatcaatgaaatgaaaaagcagAGGATAGAAATCTTAGTCCCAAGTTTGGTAAAGCTTAAGAAAAAACTAGCCAAGACCTCGTCGCCTTTTGTAAAATATGTTGCAAGGTATTACCTTGATATTGTCAACAAATATAAGCAGGAACAACTTGAAAGCATATTCAACGAGGATCCACGGTTAGAAACAGAGATCCAAAGCGATCAGAGGTGAGGATTTTCTTCCCATTCTTTGCATGACAAATACAACTAACATTTGCACGCCATTTATTCCCAACAATCCTCATATATCTCAGCTAACTTGAATTCTTTATTCAATGATTCATTCAGGAAATATGGAACAGAATCTGGCAGTGAAGAAGAATGTGATAAAGAACCTTCGGAAACACCAATTTCCTCTCCATCGAATCTGGCATTGACATGCCAAGAGCGACTGCCTAGAATTGTTTTACGCCGATTATCATCCCTTACATATCCTGGTATCAACAGCTGGAGAAGTCCTACACATTCATCAAGATTTGAAGCATCATCAACACGGTTCGAATGTTCAAGTCTTGAAACTCC
Proteins encoded in this window:
- the LOC105691703 gene encoding condensin-2 complex subunit D3-like, whose product is MEPLRIFDDFRLDDLTETWISSVWDNAFLTFAELPENYMELIKSEDMNVLLTESTIVVKRWITEYENTSQADSQWKEVSWQTLISLNINPRSLLPVLGYIIKSGQSFDADEDARQSCLKSASLYFTLLSVPASNAFQVFHPNLYHLALNTFKLADHLVERSKKLNRNIDLEDLYNTEDDEDYVLLVSEKSTLIKGLNSLMFNVIIMLKEFYLRDYPRSLEITVHLLLQVGKLSREVVTFDNSSREIEASINSLSYNAYTALNGLCKKKHGCIDTTIKLIAKFLLANLVSNQDELQPKELFVVRESMINFLEKLLKVHKVEARIGISTLIQHLMTKCPDRAEGRMKQALVILRLINSCDQEMYINAIDDLIALTHYDKVGLRIFAQEIIGQLLTENNSTHFLTDESNSMNLQVRKLLLATVLSRCVDSSSLVRGKAMATLADCTNLQNISISRMIRDIFESPFPDKPLPNIKTLQQAIPENIDPLPGSNTIISMLISRVDDERALVRRSALQTLGNLVHYSDGLLNILIPTLGLHCRDPAIVVRRYSIQVFTQLVEKFPSDPLLTQKWVKHVLPQIFDVEVKVQEKVLESLQQLVVNNIKQWDANDSSFVANLPWLILEQITEQKMRKHLAKACAVWVKTDVVLRPQLLMIKSHLGTKNDIPAWVFLSAIAKYKELPDMNHHFDKYRDILCQDTFQANLIVEVLRNSWQNLDRKFLEDLQSDLFQNLCKFQVTFSLISVCCDLLVDVTKYLYPENGDQRLTLSAQNLMKLCEEQLESIMDNEEDLEENLPIYLKAICTLGNASHLCTELISPSTLRTLQGLVIEWKDIPDPVRYPTKLRAAAVTLLGQQAMRDREIAQEILPALGDLMRSSAAPNSNIASAIKVNAAKALADICVRFTALVEPYLPDMCVSMNDPNPMIREAILILLIQLLLEDFIKVKGPFFFNILTMLTDTDEMVRDLTVFLINERLLIKNKTLIFRQFLESIFHYNNHHLPSKFSASRFNHRDIRKLTLPGTHNKEKRKMIYNFMLEHLELPEKLKIIKRLITEIISAVTNGTIDIQKDEGLSVLMDCLYILSSEELQPASCNKRTEEECQNESIITENPLANNAATGIINEMKKQRIEILVPSLVKLKKKLAKTSSPFVKYVARYYLDIVNKYKQEQLESIFNEDPRLETEIQSDQRKYGTESGSEEECDKEPSETPISSPSNLALTCQERLPRIVLRRLSSLTYPGINSWRSPTHSSRFEASSTRFECSSLETPKKFTDNSKVSRKRKAARNLCSQTSSDGSQSPRIDSNEAELTGFGNDLD